GCCTCGGATGCAATGCGTTCGAAGATGTcattgacgaaactgttcatgatgctcatcgccttcgaggatactccggtatcagggtggacctgcttcaacactttgtagatgtagatagcgtagctttccttcctgcggatcttcttctttttcttatcTCCCTTGGCGATGTTTTTCTGGGCCTTGCCGgattttttggctgcctttccactggttttcggtgccatcgtgcttgacggttctcgtacgttcagagtaactgctttaacttaaatgacgctatttgccATATGACAGctcgttttatacctgctattgAGAGCGGCGCATGGActgcccctttgttagaattccttttcctgttcgcagaacgggaaacagtgagacgatataaaacagagggttagtacggcggcagccagtattactgaattggctgtctagtcGTTAACAGCATCTCGTggattttttacgcagaaacacgcacacacaaaatgtctggccgtggtaaaggaggaaaagttaagggaaaggcaaagtcccgctcaaaccgtgctggtctgcagttcccagtaggcagaatccaccgtctgctccggaagggaaactacgccgaacgtgtcggtgccggtgcaccggtctatctggcggcagtgatggaatacctggccgccgaagtgctggaattggccggtaacgctgcccgtgacaacaagaaaacgagaatcatccctcgccatctgcagctggccatccgtaacgacgaggagttgaacaaactgCTCTCCGGAGTTACCATCGCACAGGGCGGTGTACTGCCAAACATCCAGGCAGTGCTGCTCCCGAAGAAAACCGAGAAAAAGGCCTAAATTGCGATTTCCGGAACATATTGGTGTTACCCCCCTTACAgaacccgtccttttcaggacgac
This genomic window from Malaya genurostris strain Urasoe2022 chromosome 1, Malgen_1.1, whole genome shotgun sequence contains:
- the LOC131427597 gene encoding histone H2B-like, whose amino-acid sequence is MAPKTSGKAAKKSGKAQKNIAKGDKKKKKIRRKESYAIYIYKVLKQVHPDTGVSSKAMSIMNSFVNDIFERIASEASRLAHYNKRSTITSREIQTAVRLLLPGELAKHAVSEGTKAVTKYTSSK
- the LOC131440739 gene encoding histone H2A, encoding MSGRGKGGKVKGKAKSRSNRAGLQFPVGRIHRLLRKGNYAERVGAGAPVYLAAVMEYLAAEVLELAGNAARDNKKTRIIPRHLQLAIRNDEELNKLLSGVTIAQGGVLPNIQAVLLPKKTEKKA